A single Nitrosospira multiformis ATCC 25196 DNA region contains:
- the nuoL gene encoding NADH-quinone oxidoreductase subunit L: MLSLLWLIPTLPLAGFLLLVLGGNHLGHRSIAMIGTGSVALSALVAILIGIDFITAPPPGFVFRQEAWTWIAVAGFSPGIVFYLDALSLVMVVVVTVISFLIHLYSTEFMSGDEGYARFFAYMNLFVGSMCILVLADNLLFLYLGWEGVGLCSYLLIGFWYRDPANGRAARKAFIVTRVGDTAMAIGFFLLFTHLGTLDIQPLMQRATQEWPVGSELAILAAALLLGGAAGKSAQLPLQTWLPDAMAGPTPVSALMHAATMVTAGVYLIARTHALFVLAPAVQFAVAAVGALTLLLAGFSALAQNDIKRVLAYSTISQLGYMFLALGVGAWSAAIFHLVTHAFFKALLFLSAGVVIMSLHEEHDIFRMGALRKKLPVTFWTFLIGSASLAALPLVTAGFYSKDLILWQAWSSRGGNPWLWAAGWGGAILTGLYIFRVVFLVFFGEARTVAPPEIRRPGRRITVPLIVLAAFSVVGGWIETPSFLGNLTLFSDFIQHALPPTQVVHDSKNDEIVLELLAIAASLGSIALAYLLFLRYPAFLHGLMLVPALASIRKLWHFGWGFDSFYEFLFVRPYLWLAHADQRDVIDDLYRMSFSCTLRCLQKINRHDLIDNLYSGLAGLCLFFHRTLSATQSGQVRRYAAAIAAGSIGIIFVGVFAWSSLH, from the coding sequence ATGCTGTCCCTGCTCTGGCTCATCCCCACGCTGCCTCTAGCCGGTTTCCTGCTGCTGGTGCTGGGTGGAAACCATCTGGGGCACCGCAGTATTGCGATGATTGGGACAGGATCGGTGGCGCTCTCGGCACTCGTTGCCATCCTGATCGGGATCGATTTCATCACTGCGCCGCCACCGGGTTTTGTTTTCCGGCAGGAAGCATGGACCTGGATCGCTGTGGCCGGTTTCTCGCCAGGGATTGTTTTTTATCTTGACGCGTTATCGCTGGTGATGGTCGTGGTCGTGACTGTCATCAGTTTCCTGATACACCTCTATTCCACAGAGTTCATGAGCGGCGATGAGGGCTATGCCCGCTTTTTCGCCTATATGAATCTCTTCGTCGGCTCGATGTGCATCCTGGTTCTTGCCGACAACCTGCTGTTTCTTTACCTGGGCTGGGAAGGAGTGGGACTTTGCAGCTACCTGCTGATCGGATTCTGGTATCGCGATCCTGCCAACGGGCGCGCGGCACGCAAAGCATTTATCGTGACCCGGGTCGGCGATACCGCCATGGCGATCGGCTTTTTTCTGCTGTTCACTCATCTGGGAACCCTTGATATCCAGCCGTTGATGCAGCGGGCGACGCAGGAGTGGCCGGTGGGGTCGGAACTCGCTATTCTCGCTGCAGCGCTTCTGCTTGGCGGTGCGGCAGGCAAATCTGCCCAACTCCCGCTACAGACGTGGCTGCCGGACGCAATGGCCGGCCCCACGCCGGTGAGCGCGCTGATGCATGCGGCGACCATGGTAACGGCAGGCGTATATCTGATTGCCCGCACGCACGCGCTCTTTGTGCTTGCGCCGGCAGTGCAGTTCGCGGTAGCAGCGGTCGGCGCGCTTACCCTGCTGCTGGCCGGGTTCAGCGCGCTCGCACAAAACGACATCAAGCGGGTACTGGCCTATTCGACCATCAGCCAGCTAGGTTATATGTTCCTTGCCCTGGGAGTAGGGGCTTGGTCAGCCGCCATCTTTCACCTCGTGACGCACGCTTTCTTCAAGGCTCTGCTGTTCCTGAGCGCGGGCGTGGTCATCATGAGCCTGCACGAGGAACATGATATTTTCCGGATGGGTGCATTGAGGAAAAAACTCCCCGTCACTTTCTGGACCTTTCTGATTGGCAGCGCCTCGCTTGCGGCACTGCCGCTCGTTACCGCGGGCTTCTATAGCAAGGATCTGATTCTTTGGCAGGCCTGGTCGTCGAGAGGAGGGAATCCATGGTTATGGGCCGCGGGATGGGGAGGTGCAATATTGACGGGCCTCTACATCTTTCGCGTAGTGTTTCTCGTCTTTTTTGGCGAAGCGAGGACTGTGGCGCCCCCCGAAATCCGCCGGCCAGGGCGGCGCATAACTGTACCGCTCATCGTTCTTGCAGCCTTTTCTGTGGTTGGCGGATGGATCGAAACTCCATCTTTTCTCGGAAATTTAACGCTGTTTTCCGATTTCATTCAGCATGCCCTGCCGCCGACTCAGGTTGTTCATGACAGTAAAAATGACGAAATCGTTCTGGAACTGCTCGCAATTGCTGCCTCTCTTGGCAGCATTGCGCTGGCGTACCTGCTGTTTTTGAGATATCCCGCCTTTCTCCATGGACTGATGCTGGTCCCGGCATTAGCAAGCATCCGGAAGCTCTGGCATTTTGGCTGGGGTTTCGACAGTTTTTATGAGTTCCTGTTCGTCCGGCCCTATCTCTGGCTTGCCCACGCCGATCAGCGTGACGTGATCGACGATCTCTACCGCATGTCCTTTTCATGCACACTCAGGTGTCTCCAGAAGATCAATCGGCACGACCTGATCGACAATCTCTACAGCGGCCTGGCTGGGCTTTGTCTGTTTTTCCATCGCACCTTGAGTGCAACGCAAAGCGGACAGGTACGCCGCTACGCGGCAGCGATTGCCGCCGGATCGATCGGCATTATATTCGTGGGGGTATTCGCATGGTCCTCGCTGCATTGA
- the nuoK gene encoding NADH-quinone oxidoreductase subunit NuoK produces MAAIPMHHGLLLAAILFALGMIGILVRRNLIFILMSIEIMLNAAGLAFVVAGSHWTQADGQVMFIFILSVAAAEVSVGLALLLLLHRRFQTLDADAVSKMRG; encoded by the coding sequence GTGGCCGCCATTCCCATGCATCATGGCCTGCTGCTGGCTGCAATCCTCTTCGCGCTGGGAATGATCGGCATTCTTGTACGGCGCAACCTGATTTTTATCCTGATGTCGATCGAGATCATGCTGAATGCCGCTGGGCTTGCCTTCGTGGTGGCCGGTTCACACTGGACGCAGGCCGACGGGCAGGTGATGTTCATCTTTATCCTGTCAGTGGCGGCGGCCGAAGTCTCTGTTGGCCTGGCATTGCTGCTGCTGTTGCACCGCCGCTTCCAGACACTGGACGCCGATGCGGTAAGCAAGATGCGGGGATGA
- the nuoJ gene encoding NADH-quinone oxidoreductase subunit J: MEATFYLSGAVAVAATLMVVTRASAVHALLYLIVSLLAVAIIFFVLGAPFAAALEVIIYAGAVMVLFVFVIMMLNLGKAAAVKEREWLSPGMWVGPSILSALLLAELIYILVQNIQDVQGVYDGTAISTRAVVDSKEIGIALFGPYLLGVELASLLLLAGLVGACHLGWHTGMRSGTHSASRSDGVRS, translated from the coding sequence ATGGAAGCGACATTCTATTTGTCCGGGGCGGTTGCGGTCGCAGCCACCCTGATGGTCGTTACGCGGGCGAGCGCCGTACATGCATTGCTCTACCTGATCGTGTCCCTGCTTGCCGTGGCGATCATCTTTTTTGTGCTGGGGGCTCCGTTTGCCGCCGCATTGGAGGTCATCATTTACGCAGGCGCTGTCATGGTGCTGTTCGTGTTCGTGATCATGATGCTCAACCTCGGCAAAGCCGCTGCGGTCAAGGAACGGGAATGGTTGAGCCCCGGCATGTGGGTGGGGCCCTCCATACTGTCGGCATTGCTCCTGGCAGAACTGATTTATATCCTTGTCCAGAATATACAGGATGTGCAGGGCGTATATGATGGCACTGCGATCTCCACCAGGGCGGTGGTCGATTCGAAAGAAATTGGCATCGCGCTCTTCGGGCCTTATCTCCTCGGTGTCGAGCTGGCATCGCTCCTGCTGCTGGCGGGATTGGTCGGCGCCTGTCATCTCGGCTGGCACACCGGGATGCGGTCCGGTACGCATTCGGCATCCCGTTCGGACGGAGTGCGGTCATGA
- the nuoM gene encoding NADH-quinone oxidoreductase subunit M translates to MVLAALIFIPISGGLLAWMADRWQPGAAKWVALVTAGIEFVLTMGLWLQSASAMALPAHGGWLVETRAEWIPRFGVSFHLAVDGTSLILVVLTAFLGIVSVACSWTEIQKRVGFFYFNLLWTVAGAIGVFLALDLFLFFFFWELMLVPMYFLIGIWGHENRQYASIKFFIFAQGSGMFMLVAILALVFVHYRGTGVLTFDYFDLLNATLSPSTELWIMLGFFIAFAVKTPIVPFHTWLPDAHTEAPTAGSVILAGVLLKTGAYGLLRFIVPLFPEAAAYFAPVAMVLGATGVLYGAFLAFAQTDFKRLVAYTSVSHLGFAVLGIFAWNPWSLGGAVMQMIAHGISTGALFVIAGILQERTHTRDMQRFEGLWSVMPRLAAMGLFFAIAALGLPGMGNFVGEFLVLMGLSSSSSVLASAATVVFVASVVYALALVQKTFHGENKHGWQLHDLSGREMATLFSMAAITLWLGLYPQPVLNAAPNPANSPPAIAVAHHEVNVE, encoded by the coding sequence ATGGTCCTCGCTGCATTGATTTTCATCCCAATATCGGGCGGTTTGCTCGCATGGATGGCGGACCGGTGGCAGCCGGGTGCGGCAAAGTGGGTCGCCTTGGTCACGGCGGGTATCGAGTTCGTATTGACGATGGGACTTTGGCTGCAGTCTGCCAGCGCTATGGCTCTTCCCGCTCACGGGGGGTGGCTTGTCGAGACCCGGGCGGAATGGATTCCGCGTTTCGGAGTGAGCTTTCATCTGGCCGTGGATGGAACAAGCCTCATCCTGGTCGTGCTGACCGCTTTTCTGGGGATAGTATCGGTGGCATGTTCCTGGACGGAAATCCAGAAGCGTGTCGGATTCTTTTACTTCAACCTGCTATGGACTGTGGCAGGGGCGATCGGTGTATTCCTTGCGCTGGACCTGTTTCTGTTTTTCTTCTTTTGGGAGCTGATGCTGGTGCCGATGTATTTCCTGATCGGGATCTGGGGCCATGAGAATCGGCAGTATGCATCGATCAAGTTCTTCATTTTCGCGCAGGGGAGCGGCATGTTCATGCTGGTGGCAATTCTTGCGCTGGTATTCGTTCATTACCGCGGTACTGGAGTCCTGACATTCGATTATTTCGATCTGCTGAATGCCACCCTCTCTCCCTCCACCGAGTTGTGGATCATGCTCGGCTTTTTCATTGCGTTCGCAGTCAAGACCCCCATCGTGCCATTTCACACCTGGCTGCCGGATGCACATACCGAGGCGCCGACAGCAGGAAGCGTGATTCTTGCAGGAGTGCTGCTGAAAACAGGAGCCTACGGACTATTGCGTTTTATTGTTCCGCTATTTCCCGAGGCCGCGGCGTATTTTGCTCCGGTGGCGATGGTGCTGGGAGCAACCGGGGTTCTCTATGGCGCTTTCCTGGCGTTCGCCCAGACGGATTTCAAGCGCCTCGTGGCCTACACCAGCGTGAGTCACCTGGGGTTTGCAGTGCTCGGGATATTCGCCTGGAATCCCTGGTCGCTTGGGGGAGCCGTGATGCAGATGATCGCGCACGGCATCAGTACGGGGGCACTGTTTGTAATCGCTGGCATTTTGCAGGAGCGGACCCACACACGCGATATGCAGCGCTTTGAAGGCCTGTGGAGCGTCATGCCGCGCCTGGCGGCAATGGGATTGTTTTTTGCCATTGCCGCGCTTGGGCTGCCGGGAATGGGAAACTTCGTCGGGGAATTCCTGGTACTGATGGGATTATCCAGCAGCAGCAGCGTGCTGGCGTCCGCGGCGACCGTGGTATTTGTCGCCAGTGTCGTATATGCGCTTGCGCTGGTGCAGAAAACTTTTCATGGCGAGAACAAGCATGGTTGGCAACTACATGATCTGTCAGGCCGTGAAATGGCAACCCTGTTCTCAATGGCAGCCATTACCCTATGGCTGGGCCTGTATCCCCAGCCGGTCCTGAATGCCGCGCCAAACCCCGCAAACAGTCCGCCTGCGATTGCTGTTGCCCACCATGAGGTCAATGTGGAATGA
- a CDS encoding NADH-quinone oxidoreductase subunit N, producing MNPMPSALPSDFLHVDLVTLSPLILLAAAAVVVMLTAAFYRHPRPVMILTLAGLVLSFMALFLSQGTASSQVTTLLILDQYALFFIGLIVVATFVVAILCYRYFGGGESRHEALYILLLLAALGGGVLVASSHFASFLLGLELLSISLFALIAYPRFTEHPLEAGIKYLILAGFSSGLLLFGMALVYAQLGTMQFVKIGTMLAAPGAALELYGLAGLALIVTGVGFKLALVPFHMWTPDVYEGAPVPITAFIATASKGAMLVLLLRYFLMAGAHQSHSITFALSLIAVATILVGNLLALLQNNIKRILAYSSIAQLGYLLVGFLAFDQLAIEAVAYFLTAYFVTMLGAFGVVTVLSEGFNGGSAGEFHDAGEKDSDRLADYAGLFWHRPWLAGVFTAMLLSLAGIPLTMGFIGKFYIVTAGVEASLWMPVITLVIGSIIGLFYYMRIIAVMYGWGPEAAGEAIMLRAASPSFAESATLAALALLLIWLGIFPAQLIGVLEGAGGGLT from the coding sequence ATGAATCCGATGCCCTCTGCACTACCCTCCGATTTTCTGCACGTGGACCTCGTGACCCTGTCGCCGCTCATTCTCCTTGCCGCAGCAGCGGTAGTGGTGATGCTGACCGCAGCCTTTTACCGTCATCCCCGACCGGTCATGATATTGACGCTCGCCGGACTGGTTCTGTCATTTATGGCATTGTTCCTGTCCCAAGGCACGGCGTCTTCTCAGGTCACAACTCTGCTGATACTGGATCAGTATGCATTGTTTTTTATCGGACTCATCGTTGTCGCGACCTTTGTCGTCGCGATATTGTGTTACCGCTACTTCGGCGGAGGCGAAAGCCGGCATGAAGCGCTTTACATCCTGTTACTGCTGGCTGCCCTTGGTGGAGGGGTTCTCGTGGCAAGCAGCCATTTTGCCTCGTTTCTCCTGGGTCTGGAACTGCTCAGCATTTCGCTGTTTGCATTGATCGCCTATCCACGGTTCACAGAGCATCCCCTCGAAGCAGGAATCAAGTACCTGATCCTCGCCGGATTCTCATCCGGGTTGCTCCTGTTCGGAATGGCGCTGGTTTATGCGCAGCTCGGGACGATGCAGTTTGTGAAAATCGGGACAATGCTTGCTGCGCCCGGCGCGGCGCTGGAACTCTATGGGTTGGCGGGGCTTGCGCTGATTGTAACCGGTGTCGGATTCAAACTGGCGCTGGTGCCCTTCCACATGTGGACTCCGGATGTATATGAAGGTGCGCCTGTGCCGATTACCGCGTTCATCGCCACTGCTTCAAAGGGCGCCATGCTTGTCCTGCTGCTGCGCTATTTCCTCATGGCAGGGGCGCACCAGTCGCATTCGATCACATTCGCATTGAGCCTGATTGCCGTCGCGACGATCCTGGTTGGCAATCTGCTCGCACTGTTACAGAATAACATCAAGCGGATTCTTGCCTATTCCTCGATTGCACAGCTTGGCTATCTGCTGGTCGGGTTTCTGGCCTTTGACCAGCTGGCAATCGAGGCGGTAGCTTATTTTCTGACAGCCTATTTCGTCACCATGCTGGGCGCCTTCGGTGTGGTAACGGTATTGTCCGAGGGGTTCAATGGCGGATCCGCTGGGGAATTCCATGATGCAGGGGAAAAGGATAGTGACAGGCTGGCAGATTATGCGGGTCTGTTCTGGCACAGACCGTGGCTGGCGGGAGTGTTTACCGCCATGCTGCTGTCGTTGGCCGGAATTCCCCTGACAATGGGTTTTATCGGGAAGTTCTATATAGTGACGGCCGGGGTGGAAGCCTCGTTATGGATGCCCGTGATTACCCTGGTTATCGGCAGCATCATCGGGCTGTTCTATTATATGCGCATTATCGCTGTGATGTATGGGTGGGGCCCTGAGGCAGCCGGTGAAGCAATCATGCTGCGCGCTGCTTCGCCCTCCTTTGCGGAAAGCGCGACGCTGGCAGCGCTGGCGTTATTGCTTATATGGCTTGGCATCTTTCCGGCTCAGCTTATCGGTGTGCTTGAAGGAGCGGGAGGAGGCTTGACCTGA